The sequence CAATTTCCAGGGCTGGCGGAGGCATTCCCAAAGCACGAGGTCGCTTGTGAATATCGGAATTTTGACAAAGCCTGATGAGTCTTCCGCTTTGGGAATTTTCATCGCAGGTGCCTCAGACGTATTTCATATACCGGGACCTTTAACAAAGGCACAGTTTGATGCCGATCCTCAAATGGCAAATCCCACCTATGAGGCAAGGGATGAACGCAGGTTTAACCGCCTGGGCAGAATTGGGGTTTCTTTTGAAGACGATTTAAGTGAGTCCAACTCAATATCGGCGCTGGCTTACATAAACCCCAAGTATCTGCAGCGCTCGGAAAGAGGTACCTTCAGAGACTTTACGCGTTACCACACGGGGGGCAATTTCATTTTCAGAAATGCTTTTAATCCGGCAAATGAAATTGAGAACAGGTCCTCTATCGGTATGGATGAAGCTTACCAGGATGGAGCAATTCTTTTTTACAGCCTGTCTGCCGTAAACGGGCGCGGAAGTGAGCTGAGGGATAATAAAAGAGAAGGTGCAAACAGTTTTGGCGCATTCCTGCAGAATGAAATAACTTTCTTTGGAAAGCTCAGTCTTACACTTGGAGGCAGGTACGACAACATAACATATTTCAATGAGAACTACCTGGCCCAGACAAATAACTACCAGAAAAAATCTTTTGAAAAATTTACTCCCAAGGCGGGATTAGTTTACAGAATTACGCCCCTGCAGAGCTTCTATGCAAATCTTGGAGGAGGCATTGAGGTCCCGGCGGGCAATGAAACAGACCCGGCAGGAACATACGGGCAGGATACAGTCTACCTCATAAATCCTCTACTCGAGCCGATCACATCAACAACTTTTGAGGCGGGCACAAGGCACACTCTCCCTTTAGGCGGCTTTATTACTTCAGTCACCTATGACTTGGCATTCTATCATATCCGTATAAAAAACGATATCATACCTTACAGGGGAGGAAGGTTTTTCTTTACCGCGGGCAGGACCCACAGAACCGGTGTGGAAGCAGGCACCGTCTTAAATTTCTTCCGCACACTGGTCTTACAGGGGAGCATCAGCTACTCTATAAATAAATATGATGAATATAAAGTTGACTCGGTGCACTATAATCTGTCCAAGGCAGGAAAGTTCGCCGACTACTCCGGGAATAAAACAGCCGGAGTGCCTGATATATTTTACAATGCCGGAATAACCTGGTCGCCCGCCTTTCTTATGGGCATTTACCTGAACGTTGATTTTATGGGAGTTGGCAGATATTTTGCCGATGACGCAAATAAAACTGAGGTGCCGGCCTATAACACATTAAACGCATCCATAGGATTTGAAGATCTGAGAGTCATTGGCAGCCTGAGCCTTAAGGGGCGGGTAAGTATAAATAATCTCACGGATCAGAAATATGCCGCCTCGGCTTTTGTAAATCCCGACGTCGTCGGGGGGAGTCCCGTTTACCTGGAGCCCGGACTGCCGCGTAACATATCAACATCCGTTTCCATTGGCTTCAACTGATCCGGATAGGTCAGGTATATGCAAATAATCCTCATTCGCAATTTCCAAAACCAGGCGAAAGGATATTGGTGAAAAAAACGTGCTGCAGATGACACTTTCTTATTGCATAAGAGTTCTGCATTTTAGTACTCATATATTAATGTGAAAATATTAAAGTATAACATTATGCGTTCTTCAGGGAAAGAAAGCGGAAGGCTTGCCGGAAAAGCCATTCTTGAAGTAGGCGATAACCAGCTAAGAGCCGGGGATCCTCCAGAGACAC comes from Ignavibacteria bacterium and encodes:
- a CDS encoding TonB-dependent receptor; protein product: MMYIRKIALLAIISCLLFQLSYAQPEGSGKRVKSDSTVYYLNQITVSAARYPEEIMRIPYAVTVLGKEQLKTSRGYGLDEILRTVPGVLAQSRYGSQDVRLTIRGFGARGAGDRSNSGTSRGVKILVDGIPETEPDGRTSFDLIDPNIAENVEVIRSNASALWGNASGGVINISTVPDFSSHFITASETFGSYGLNNFILRTGTPLGQGKLYASFSNVNFQGWRRHSQSTRSLVNIGILTKPDESSALGIFIAGASDVFHIPGPLTKAQFDADPQMANPTYEARDERRFNRLGRIGVSFEDDLSESNSISALAYINPKYLQRSERGTFRDFTRYHTGGNFIFRNAFNPANEIENRSSIGMDEAYQDGAILFYSLSAVNGRGSELRDNKREGANSFGAFLQNEITFFGKLSLTLGGRYDNITYFNENYLAQTNNYQKKSFEKFTPKAGLVYRITPLQSFYANLGGGIEVPAGNETDPAGTYGQDTVYLINPLLEPITSTTFEAGTRHTLPLGGFITSVTYDLAFYHIRIKNDIIPYRGGRFFFTAGRTHRTGVEAGTVLNFFRTLVLQGSISYSINKYDEYKVDSVHYNLSKAGKFADYSGNKTAGVPDIFYNAGITWSPAFLMGIYLNVDFMGVGRYFADDANKTEVPAYNTLNASIGFEDLRVIGSLSLKGRVSINNLTDQKYAASAFVNPDVVGGSPVYLEPGLPRNISTSVSIGFN